The genomic region ATTCAATCTGATTCGTCGTCATTTCGTATCCATACTTTTGTTTGCTTACTTGGTGCTTCTTACTCCCGTGCCCTAACCAATACAGAGAATTAGATTTTATTAGCTATTGGTTAGGCGAACGGTTAGTCCATGCGTTATACAAATTACACGCTTCATACTAATTAAAAGCGTTGAGGTCTTGTCTGATTTTTCTAATTAATGCGATGGATTGAGGGTTATCGCCATGAACACAGATAGTATCTGCTTCAATAGGCAGTCTTTCACCTTTAATAGTCGTGACTGAACCGTAGTTAATGATTTGCATGACTTGGTTGTAGATATCGTCTTGATTGGTGTAAACCGAGCCTTTTTGAGTTCGTGGCGACAACTGCCCGTTGTTTAAATAGGCACGGTCGGCAAACGCTTCAAATAAGAGTGGCAGGTCATGATCGTCAGCAATATCCAAATATTGTTGATTGTCTGATGAAGAGAGAATCATCAAAGGGATGTTAAATTCAGCGACTGCTTGGGCAACCGCATTAAATACATCAATGTTTGCCATCATATCGTTGTAAAGCGCACCATGAGGTTTCACATAATCAACAGAGGTGTGATGATAGCGGCAAAGCGCTTGTAGTGCGCCGACTTGATAACACACCAACTCACTGATTTCA from Vibrio gigantis harbors:
- a CDS encoding 5-oxoprolinase subunit PxpA, with amino-acid sequence MTTKILLNCDMGESFGNWKMGDDESVMEWVDMANIACGFHASDPHVMSKTIKLARHYHTQIGAHPGYQDLVGFGRRSIPHTMDEISELVCYQVGALQALCRYHHTSVDYVKPHGALYNDMMANIDVFNAVAQAVAEFNIPLMILSSSDNQQYLDIADDHDLPLLFEAFADRAYLNNGQLSPRTQKGSVYTNQDDIYNQVMQIINYGSVTTIKGERLPIEADTICVHGDNPQSIALIRKIRQDLNAFN